The proteins below come from a single Asanoa ferruginea genomic window:
- a CDS encoding alpha/beta fold hydrolase codes for MNATHHRYATVRGRQMFYREAGPVDAPAIVLLHGFPSSSFMFRDLIPALADRYHVVAPDHIGFGFSDAPTVEEFDYTFAALTEHTADLLGQLGISRYAIYVHDYGAPIGWRLALDDPNAITAIVTQNGNGYDAGFVDEFWKTVRAYQHEQTPETEANIRQALTLEGTKWQYLTGVPDPTLVSPDTWNHDYALISRPGNDEVQLALFRDYATNLRFYPPLHEYLRESQVPVLAAWGRNDPIFGPDGARAFQDDSPDADIRLIDGGHFLLESSGDEVAELVHDFLDRTQTTSKVGSR; via the coding sequence ATGAACGCCACCCATCACCGCTATGCCACGGTTCGCGGTCGGCAGATGTTCTACCGGGAAGCCGGGCCGGTCGACGCACCCGCGATCGTATTGCTGCACGGGTTTCCGTCTAGCTCGTTCATGTTTCGCGACCTGATTCCGGCGCTCGCCGATCGCTATCACGTCGTCGCGCCCGACCACATCGGGTTCGGGTTCTCCGACGCGCCGACTGTCGAGGAGTTCGACTACACGTTCGCCGCGCTTACCGAGCACACTGCTGACCTGCTCGGGCAGTTGGGCATTTCCCGGTATGCCATCTATGTGCATGACTATGGTGCGCCGATCGGGTGGCGGCTCGCACTCGACGACCCGAACGCCATCACCGCGATCGTCACCCAGAACGGCAACGGCTACGACGCCGGATTCGTCGACGAGTTCTGGAAGACCGTGCGGGCCTACCAGCACGAGCAGACGCCGGAGACCGAGGCCAACATCCGGCAGGCGCTCACGCTGGAAGGGACCAAATGGCAATACCTCACGGGCGTACCCGATCCCACTCTGGTCAGCCCGGACACGTGGAACCACGACTACGCGCTGATCAGCCGGCCCGGCAACGACGAGGTGCAACTCGCGCTGTTCCGCGACTACGCGACGAACCTGCGGTTCTACCCGCCGCTGCACGAGTATCTCCGCGAATCGCAGGTGCCCGTGCTCGCCGCCTGGGGCCGCAACGACCCGATCTTCGGCCCCGATGGCGCCCGCGCTTTCCAGGATGACTCGCCGGACGCCGACATTCGTCTCATCGACGGCGGGCATTTCCTGCTGGAGTCCAGTGGGGACGAGGTCGCCGAGCTCGTGCACGACTTCCTCGACCGGACCCAGACCACATCGAAGGTGGGATCGCGATGA
- a CDS encoding alpha/beta fold hydrolase, protein MSANVVLVHGAWADGSSWTKVIDGLRVNGVMAVAAPLPLTSLPEDVAALDRTLEHVDGPVVLVGHAYSGAVISSTEDKNVAALVYVAALAPDEGETVADVFYRAEPHPQAPEIGPDSHGLIWLPEDAFATAFAQHATPAEQAVLAATQRPIAAESIGVQLMRPAWKDRPSWFLVAEDDRMIPAETQQFMAKRMGARVRTAPVDHVPMVTAPDTVVDIIMEAVGEVG, encoded by the coding sequence GTGTCCGCCAACGTAGTTCTGGTGCACGGCGCTTGGGCCGACGGCTCGAGCTGGACCAAGGTGATCGACGGCCTGCGCGTCAACGGCGTGATGGCCGTCGCGGCCCCGCTGCCGTTGACCTCGCTGCCGGAAGACGTGGCCGCGCTCGACCGCACGCTCGAACACGTCGACGGCCCGGTCGTGCTGGTCGGCCACGCCTACTCCGGCGCGGTCATCTCGTCGACGGAAGACAAGAACGTCGCGGCGCTGGTGTATGTGGCCGCCCTGGCCCCGGACGAGGGCGAGACGGTGGCCGACGTCTTCTACCGGGCCGAACCACACCCGCAGGCACCCGAGATCGGCCCCGACAGCCACGGCCTGATCTGGTTGCCGGAAGACGCCTTCGCCACCGCCTTCGCACAGCACGCGACGCCGGCGGAGCAGGCGGTGCTGGCCGCGACGCAACGCCCGATCGCCGCGGAGTCCATCGGGGTGCAGCTCATGCGTCCGGCCTGGAAGGACCGGCCGAGCTGGTTCCTGGTGGCCGAGGACGACCGCATGATCCCCGCGGAGACCCAGCAGTTCATGGCGAAGCGGATGGGTGCCCGCGTGCGCACGGCCCCCGTCGACCACGTCCCGATGGTCACGGCCCCGGACACGGTCGTCGACATCATCATGGAAGCGGTAGGCGAGGTCGGCTAG
- a CDS encoding YciI family protein, translating into MARFVTIGYGDQAGYDRTDASVRDAAHAHDARMREQGVEMGIAGTPVQVRNHDGAKVTTDDGAFMKAALPVAGFSIIEAATLADAVEIASRTPCAVAQGVVEVWPLQE; encoded by the coding sequence GTGGCTAGATTTGTGACGATCGGCTACGGCGACCAGGCCGGCTATGACCGCACCGACGCGTCCGTGCGTGACGCGGCACACGCGCACGACGCACGCATGCGCGAGCAGGGCGTCGAGATGGGCATCGCGGGCACGCCGGTGCAAGTGCGCAACCATGACGGGGCGAAGGTGACCACCGACGACGGTGCGTTCATGAAGGCGGCGCTTCCGGTCGCGGGATTCTCCATCATCGAGGCCGCGACGCTGGCCGACGCCGTCGAGATCGCGTCGCGTACCCCGTGCGCGGTCGCACAGGGTGTCGTGGAGGTGTGGCCGCTGCAGGAGTAG
- a CDS encoding aldo/keto reductase — protein sequence MTSGITADLSGTWTLGDRPVNRIGFGAMRLTGNAEGTPSDRDRAVGVLRRAVELGVNHIDTAAFYFSALRSANELINRALAPYPDDLVIATKVGPGRDPSGEWLPLARPDQLRGQVEENLRQLGRDHLDLVNLRQHGLDSVAEHFGALAELRDAGLIRHLGLSNVRPAHLPQAQAIAPVVCVQNQYGLHLRRSEALLSTCGEQGIAFVPFFAIAGAGRDAGGVADDQAVRTIAAARGVTPAQVRLAWTLHQGQHVLAIPGTGDPDHLLDNLAAATLRLTAQELERLTAA from the coding sequence ATGACATCGGGGATCACCGCGGATCTTTCGGGTACGTGGACGCTCGGGGACCGGCCGGTCAACCGGATCGGCTTCGGCGCGATGCGGCTGACCGGGAATGCCGAAGGGACGCCCAGCGATCGTGATCGGGCGGTAGGCGTGTTGCGGCGCGCGGTCGAGCTTGGCGTCAACCACATCGACACGGCGGCGTTCTACTTCTCGGCGCTGCGCTCGGCCAACGAGCTGATCAACCGCGCGCTGGCGCCATATCCCGACGACCTGGTGATCGCGACCAAGGTGGGACCTGGTCGGGACCCGTCCGGAGAGTGGTTGCCGTTGGCCCGGCCGGACCAGCTCCGGGGTCAGGTCGAGGAGAACCTGCGCCAACTCGGTCGTGACCACCTCGACCTGGTCAACCTGCGCCAGCATGGCCTCGACTCGGTGGCGGAGCACTTCGGCGCGCTGGCCGAACTGCGGGACGCCGGCCTGATCCGGCACCTCGGGCTGTCGAACGTCCGCCCGGCGCACCTCCCGCAGGCCCAGGCCATCGCGCCCGTGGTGTGCGTCCAGAATCAATACGGCCTGCACCTGCGGCGGTCCGAGGCGCTGCTGTCCACCTGCGGCGAGCAGGGCATTGCGTTCGTGCCGTTCTTCGCCATCGCCGGCGCCGGCCGGGATGCTGGCGGTGTCGCCGACGACCAGGCGGTCCGGACGATCGCGGCGGCGCGTGGGGTGACACCGGCCCAGGTGCGCCTGGCGTGGACCCTCCACCAGGGGCAGCACGTCCTGGCCATTCCCGGAACCGGCGACCCGGACCACCTCCTCGACAACCTCGCCGCGGCGACGTTGCGGTTGACCGCCCAGGAACTGGAGCGCCTAACCGCGGCCTGA
- the sigJ gene encoding RNA polymerase sigma factor SigJ: MTDAQWFAEQFEANRPHLRAVAYRMLGSLTEADDALQDAWIRTTRADSRTITNIGGWLTTLVGRVCIDMLRARQSRRESLVGSWLPEPVVSTYATFEPEQSTLLADAVGLALLVVLESLAPPERLAFVLHDLFGVPFDEIGPIVDRTPEAARQLASRARRRVRGAGTQPNADLPTQRRVVGAFLAASRSGDFDELIKLLDPDVVFRADTGTRTWLAPARLTGAAEVAHHTSTHGPKFATHCEPAVVNGAAGIIARTGAGLVAVVGFTVIDERIAEIDLLLDADKLAGLTVSGRG, translated from the coding sequence GTGACTGACGCGCAGTGGTTCGCCGAGCAGTTCGAGGCCAACCGGCCACATCTGCGGGCGGTGGCCTACCGGATGCTCGGCTCGTTGACCGAGGCAGACGACGCCCTCCAGGACGCGTGGATCCGCACCACCCGCGCCGACAGCCGCACGATCACCAACATCGGCGGCTGGCTGACCACGCTGGTCGGGCGGGTGTGCATCGACATGCTCCGGGCCCGGCAGTCGCGCCGGGAGAGCCTGGTCGGCAGTTGGCTGCCCGAGCCGGTGGTCAGCACGTACGCCACCTTCGAACCCGAACAGTCGACCCTGCTGGCCGACGCGGTCGGGCTCGCGCTGCTGGTCGTCCTGGAGAGCCTGGCACCGCCGGAGCGGCTGGCGTTCGTGCTGCACGACCTGTTCGGCGTGCCGTTCGACGAGATCGGCCCGATCGTCGACCGCACGCCGGAGGCCGCTCGCCAGCTCGCGAGCCGGGCCAGACGCCGGGTCCGCGGCGCGGGCACCCAACCCAACGCCGACCTGCCCACGCAACGACGGGTGGTCGGTGCGTTCCTGGCGGCGTCGCGGTCCGGCGACTTCGACGAGCTCATCAAGCTGCTCGACCCCGACGTGGTCTTCCGGGCCGACACGGGCACGCGTACGTGGCTCGCACCGGCCCGGCTCACCGGCGCGGCCGAGGTGGCACACCACACCTCGACCCACGGCCCGAAGTTCGCCACGCACTGCGAGCCGGCAGTGGTCAACGGCGCGGCCGGCATCATCGCGCGCACCGGCGCGGGCCTGGTGGCGGTGGTCGGCTTCACGGTGATCGACGAGCGGATCGCGGAGATCGACCTGCTCCTGGACGCGGACAAACTCGCCGGCTTGACGGTCTCAGGCCGCGGTTAG
- a CDS encoding NAD(P)-dependent oxidoreductase: MKLVVFGANGATGRLLVREALAAGHLVVAATRHPRDFPLAGGRLVVEGIDVLDKDAVTWAVEGADVVLSTLGVPFTRKPITVYSAGIANIAGAMSRHGIKRLIAVSSSATEPSHHAEGGFLLNRVIQPLVTATIGRTTYADMRRMERFLRDSDLDWTVLRPSGLFDAASVSPYELREDRADGIFTSRIDLAASMLAQATSTEWIRRNVAVTTSVGAPTLVQMLRREAFGRD, encoded by the coding sequence ATGAAATTGGTTGTGTTCGGCGCTAACGGGGCGACCGGCCGGCTCCTGGTCCGCGAGGCGCTCGCCGCCGGGCATCTGGTCGTGGCAGCGACGCGGCATCCGCGCGACTTCCCGTTGGCCGGCGGCCGGCTCGTCGTCGAGGGGATCGACGTCCTGGACAAAGACGCGGTCACCTGGGCGGTCGAGGGCGCCGACGTGGTGCTGTCGACCCTGGGCGTGCCGTTCACCCGAAAGCCGATCACGGTCTACAGCGCCGGCATCGCCAACATCGCGGGCGCGATGTCGCGGCACGGGATCAAACGGTTGATCGCGGTCAGCTCCAGTGCCACCGAGCCGAGCCACCACGCGGAAGGCGGATTCCTGCTCAATCGGGTGATACAGCCGCTGGTGACGGCGACGATCGGCCGCACGACCTACGCCGACATGCGCCGGATGGAACGGTTTCTGCGCGACAGCGACCTGGACTGGACGGTGCTGCGCCCGTCGGGCCTCTTCGACGCCGCGTCGGTGAGTCCTTACGAGTTGCGCGAAGACCGGGCCGACGGCATCTTCACCAGCCGGATCGACCTCGCCGCGAGCATGCTCGCCCAGGCCACGAGCACCGAGTGGATCCGCAGGAACGTCGCGGTCACCACCTCCGTTGGCGCCCCGACGCTCGTCCAGATGCTCCGCCGGGAGGCGTTCGGGCGTGACTGA
- a CDS encoding VOC family protein, with translation MDVSIHATALPHIDPEASLAFYRDALGFEVRNDVGQGTMRWITVGPAGQPDTSILLAPPAVDPGVTDEERRVISQMMAKGTYGWILLASKELDDTFGRVRDSGAEVIQEPTDQPYGIRDCAFRDPAGNLVRIQERR, from the coding sequence ATGGATGTCAGCATTCACGCGACCGCGCTACCGCACATCGACCCGGAGGCCTCGCTGGCCTTCTATCGCGACGCGCTCGGGTTCGAGGTCCGCAACGACGTCGGCCAGGGCACGATGCGCTGGATCACGGTGGGCCCCGCCGGCCAGCCCGACACGTCGATCCTGCTGGCGCCGCCGGCCGTCGACCCCGGCGTCACCGACGAGGAGCGCCGGGTGATCAGCCAGATGATGGCGAAGGGCACCTACGGCTGGATCCTGCTGGCCAGCAAGGAGCTCGACGACACCTTCGGGCGGGTGCGAGACAGCGGCGCCGAGGTCATCCAGGAGCCGACCGACCAGCCCTACGGGATCCGCGACTGCGCGTTCCGCGACCCGGCCGGCAACCTCGTCCGCATCCAGGAACGGCGCTGA
- a CDS encoding alkaline phosphatase PhoX, giving the protein MTISRRQVLSGGAAAGVGLSVAGVLPTLAEPAAASSSHGSHGSPDGGRPFPPLQDDPDGILALPAGFSYRIVTREGVTELTDGQGKTPAFHDGTGVVEASRDRLTIIQNHELTPHMATYGVPHIAGTVYDAGAVNASGCTVLTTDRNGKRIAEWVGISGTVRNCAGGVTPWGTWLTCEETFINAGATWSAAGQTGVYQQDHGYVFEVLQSDSKHQLPKPIKAFGRFEHEALAVEPNLKHVYLSEDASGPNGLFYRWTAPRNVHLGSGLANRLSDTAGTLEAMQIRLDDGSILPDVAYLTSAQLGRPFKVTWTPVADRDARTTPTRSQFADGTVTRGKKFEGVWSNGKGCYIVNSFAFGANDLPADATKHDGMVWFYDYSDQTITLVTYFPHNPGAAETEGPFPRFADLTFDGPDNVTVTPWGTLVLAEDGLRASHVLSSVPGGPTYAIARNMLSNGTSNGSPTYSEFTGPTFSPDGRVLFVNIQLPGITLAITGPWEHYLG; this is encoded by the coding sequence ATGACCATCTCTCGTCGACAGGTGTTGAGCGGCGGTGCCGCCGCCGGTGTAGGGCTGAGCGTCGCGGGGGTGCTGCCCACCCTCGCCGAGCCGGCCGCGGCGTCGTCGTCGCACGGTTCCCACGGCTCGCCCGACGGCGGCCGCCCGTTCCCGCCGTTGCAGGACGACCCCGACGGCATCCTGGCGCTGCCCGCCGGCTTCTCCTACCGGATCGTCACCCGCGAGGGCGTCACCGAGCTGACCGACGGCCAGGGCAAGACGCCGGCCTTCCACGACGGAACCGGCGTCGTCGAGGCGAGCCGCGACCGGCTCACGATCATCCAGAACCACGAGCTGACCCCACACATGGCGACGTATGGCGTGCCGCACATCGCCGGCACCGTCTACGACGCGGGTGCGGTCAACGCGAGCGGTTGCACCGTGCTCACCACCGACCGCAACGGCAAGCGGATCGCCGAGTGGGTCGGCATCTCCGGCACGGTGCGCAACTGCGCCGGCGGCGTCACACCCTGGGGCACCTGGCTGACCTGCGAGGAGACGTTCATCAACGCCGGCGCCACCTGGTCGGCGGCCGGCCAGACCGGTGTCTACCAGCAGGACCACGGCTACGTGTTCGAGGTGCTCCAGAGCGACTCGAAGCACCAACTGCCCAAACCGATCAAAGCCTTCGGCCGCTTCGAGCACGAGGCGCTCGCCGTCGAGCCCAACCTCAAGCACGTCTACCTGTCCGAGGACGCCAGCGGGCCCAACGGCCTGTTCTACCGTTGGACCGCGCCCCGCAACGTGCACCTCGGATCGGGGCTGGCCAACCGGCTCAGCGACACCGCCGGCACACTCGAGGCGATGCAGATCCGGCTCGACGACGGCAGCATCCTCCCCGACGTCGCCTACCTCACCTCGGCGCAGCTCGGCCGGCCGTTCAAGGTGACCTGGACGCCGGTCGCCGACCGCGACGCCCGGACCACCCCGACCCGCAGCCAGTTCGCCGACGGCACGGTCACCCGGGGCAAGAAGTTCGAGGGTGTCTGGAGCAACGGCAAGGGCTGCTACATCGTCAACAGCTTCGCCTTCGGCGCCAACGACCTGCCGGCCGACGCGACCAAGCACGACGGCATGGTGTGGTTCTACGACTACTCCGACCAGACCATCACGCTGGTCACCTACTTCCCGCACAACCCGGGCGCGGCGGAGACCGAGGGCCCGTTCCCGCGCTTCGCGGATCTGACCTTCGACGGCCCCGACAACGTGACCGTGACGCCGTGGGGCACGCTCGTGCTGGCCGAAGACGGCCTGCGGGCCTCCCACGTGCTCAGCTCGGTGCCGGGCGGCCCGACCTACGCGATCGCCCGCAACATGCTCAGCAACGGCACGTCCAACGGTTCGCCGACCTACTCGGAGTTCACCGGGCCGACGTTCTCGCCCGACGGCCGGGTGCTGTTCGTCAACATCCAGCTTCCCGGGATCACGCTGGCCATCACCGGCCCCTGGGAGCACTACCTCGGCTGA
- a CDS encoding Fur family transcriptional regulator, with protein MNGSRPVASRTTRQRTEVIALLNEVNDFLTAQQLHGLLRERGAKVGLTTVYRTLQLLVDAGEVDATRLPDGEQLFRQCSRSRHHHHLVCRMCGRTVEIEGPAMERWAEKVADQHGYTDVAHTLELFGTCSTCAR; from the coding sequence GTGAACGGGTCGAGGCCGGTGGCCAGTCGCACGACGCGGCAGCGCACCGAGGTCATCGCGCTGCTCAATGAGGTCAACGACTTTCTCACCGCGCAGCAACTGCACGGGCTGCTCCGGGAGCGGGGCGCCAAAGTGGGTCTGACGACCGTCTACCGCACGCTGCAACTCCTGGTCGACGCCGGCGAGGTCGACGCGACCAGGCTGCCCGACGGTGAGCAACTCTTCCGGCAGTGCTCCCGGTCGCGGCACCATCATCACCTGGTGTGCCGGATGTGTGGCCGGACGGTCGAGATCGAAGGGCCGGCCATGGAGCGGTGGGCAGAGAAGGTCGCCGACCAGCACGGCTACACCGACGTGGCGCACACGCTGGAACTCTTCGGCACCTGCTCGACCTGCGCCCGGTAG
- a CDS encoding S8 family serine peptidase, whose translation MTNPQNWPRRVFVGLLATAVATGLTTLAVGLPAANAEPGPTSPALKESPTDTLGSHDLDLLTQAKARGEKSVMLIIATDKGESADVAGALKKLGGTVAKRVDQVGYLRASVPTGSVLKAAKLPGVSAVDLNEVIPMPEPEPTAARANIAAQAATVGAPGADTPADNPYMPTGETGSVAFKQAHPTWDGRGVTIGIMDAGVDLDTPALQTTSTGERKITDWFTATDPVFEGDGTWRPMVTNVAGPQFTYQGLQWTAPRAGAFKINRFAETITKGSAPGGDVNRDGDTTDLFGILYDPASHDIWVDVNQDRNFSNDGGPMRPYGEDHQVGHFGTDNPATAVREQMPFVVEYREDVDGTPIGAPAATDFVNIGIIEDAHGSHVAGITAANNMFGNDNLDGQAPGAKIVSARACTWGGGCTAAALSDGMIELVVNRHVDVVNMSIGGLPALNDGNNARAQLYDRLIKDFGVQLVLSAGNSGPGVNTVGDPGVANDVIAAAAGVSKETWLANYGSVTRVPYQLFNFSSRGPREDGGFKPTITAPGSAISTTPLWQPGVSVAEAGYQLPPGYQMMNGTSMASPQTAGGVALLLSAAKATGKTATPAALRRAISSSASFIPGQPAYAQGNGKLNIPGAWDLLAQGPLQTRTYEVTAPVCTPISDFLATPDKGSGIYNRCAVGQGGQRADDKKSYTVKLTRTSGPAGDIKHAVSWVGDDGFYRNAPKNLILPLNKTVTFTVETRGGEGAHSAIMRVDDPKTLGVDFEFLNTIVISNAPAKKDFSFSATGSVDRNNFTTYFVTVPEGAKALQVNLSVLTAGSMARFIAINPVGVPVDDTASGACYINFSDPVACKPDERSYEDPMPGVWELEVDSRRTSPTLENPFHLTARIQGVTVDPAQVELPSVTAGVATPVTWSLKNVFGPVKVAGQGGPLGSALVQRPTIADQEVQTYEVEVPAGASRLDVAIGNTSDLGADLDLTVRHDGAVVGQSADGDSEEAVSIANPEAGVYEVEIAGYAVPAGTTEYDYRDVFYSPTLGSVSAPATTIDLPYGGSASITGAVTALSTPAPGRQLFGELRIVTDEGAVVGRSNVDIGTVIP comes from the coding sequence GTGACCAACCCCCAGAACTGGCCACGGCGCGTCTTCGTCGGCTTGCTCGCGACCGCGGTGGCGACCGGCCTCACGACGTTGGCAGTTGGCCTACCCGCAGCCAACGCCGAGCCCGGCCCTACCAGCCCAGCACTGAAGGAAAGCCCGACAGACACCCTGGGCTCGCACGACCTCGACCTGCTGACCCAAGCCAAGGCCCGGGGCGAGAAGTCGGTAATGCTGATCATCGCCACCGACAAGGGCGAGTCGGCCGATGTGGCCGGCGCCCTCAAGAAGCTCGGCGGCACCGTGGCCAAGCGAGTCGACCAGGTCGGCTACCTGCGCGCCAGCGTGCCAACCGGTTCCGTGCTGAAGGCGGCCAAGCTGCCCGGCGTCTCCGCGGTCGACCTCAACGAGGTCATCCCGATGCCCGAGCCCGAGCCGACCGCGGCCCGCGCCAACATCGCCGCACAGGCGGCGACCGTCGGCGCGCCCGGTGCGGACACCCCCGCCGACAACCCCTACATGCCGACCGGCGAGACCGGCTCCGTCGCCTTCAAGCAGGCGCACCCCACGTGGGACGGCCGAGGCGTCACGATCGGCATCATGGACGCGGGCGTCGACCTCGACACCCCCGCGCTGCAGACCACCTCGACCGGCGAGCGGAAGATCACCGACTGGTTCACCGCCACCGACCCGGTGTTCGAAGGTGACGGCACGTGGCGCCCCATGGTGACCAACGTCGCCGGGCCGCAGTTCACCTACCAGGGTCTCCAGTGGACGGCGCCGCGCGCGGGTGCCTTCAAGATCAACCGGTTCGCCGAGACGATCACCAAGGGCAGCGCGCCCGGCGGCGATGTCAACCGCGACGGTGACACCACCGACCTCTTCGGCATCCTTTACGACCCGGCAAGCCACGACATCTGGGTCGACGTCAACCAGGACCGCAACTTCAGCAACGACGGCGGCCCGATGCGTCCCTACGGCGAGGACCACCAGGTCGGGCACTTCGGCACCGACAACCCGGCCACGGCCGTACGCGAGCAGATGCCGTTCGTCGTCGAATACCGCGAGGACGTCGACGGCACGCCCATCGGGGCACCGGCCGCCACCGACTTCGTCAACATCGGCATCATCGAAGACGCGCACGGTTCGCACGTCGCCGGCATCACCGCCGCGAACAACATGTTCGGCAACGACAACCTCGACGGCCAGGCTCCCGGCGCCAAGATCGTGTCTGCTCGCGCCTGCACCTGGGGCGGCGGCTGCACGGCAGCGGCCCTGAGCGACGGCATGATCGAGCTGGTCGTCAACCGGCACGTCGACGTCGTCAACATGTCGATCGGCGGCCTGCCGGCCCTCAACGACGGCAACAACGCCCGCGCCCAGCTCTACGACCGGCTGATCAAGGACTTCGGCGTGCAGCTGGTCCTCTCGGCCGGCAACAGCGGCCCTGGCGTCAACACCGTCGGTGACCCCGGCGTCGCCAACGATGTCATCGCCGCTGCGGCCGGCGTCAGCAAGGAGACCTGGCTCGCCAACTACGGCTCCGTGACCCGGGTTCCCTACCAGCTCTTCAACTTCTCGTCGCGGGGTCCCCGCGAGGATGGTGGGTTCAAGCCGACCATCACCGCTCCCGGCTCGGCGATCTCGACCACGCCGTTGTGGCAGCCCGGTGTCTCGGTCGCCGAAGCGGGCTACCAGTTGCCGCCCGGCTACCAGATGATGAACGGCACCTCGATGGCGTCACCGCAGACGGCCGGCGGCGTCGCGCTGCTCCTGTCGGCGGCGAAGGCCACCGGCAAGACGGCGACCCCGGCGGCGCTGCGGCGCGCGATCTCCTCGTCGGCGTCGTTCATCCCCGGCCAGCCGGCCTACGCGCAGGGCAACGGCAAGCTCAACATCCCGGGCGCCTGGGACCTGCTCGCACAGGGGCCGCTGCAGACCCGGACCTACGAGGTGACGGCGCCGGTCTGCACACCGATCTCCGACTTCCTTGCCACCCCTGACAAGGGCTCGGGCATCTACAACCGGTGCGCCGTCGGCCAGGGCGGGCAGCGCGCCGACGACAAGAAGTCCTACACGGTGAAGCTCACCCGGACCTCCGGGCCGGCCGGCGACATCAAGCACGCGGTGAGCTGGGTCGGTGACGACGGGTTCTACCGCAACGCGCCGAAGAACCTGATCCTGCCGCTCAACAAGACGGTGACCTTCACCGTCGAGACTCGCGGTGGTGAGGGCGCGCACAGCGCGATCATGCGGGTCGACGACCCGAAGACGCTGGGTGTCGACTTCGAGTTCCTGAACACCATCGTGATCTCCAACGCGCCGGCGAAGAAGGATTTCTCGTTCTCCGCCACCGGCTCGGTCGACCGGAACAACTTCACGACCTACTTCGTCACCGTTCCCGAGGGTGCGAAGGCGTTGCAGGTCAACCTCTCCGTGCTGACCGCCGGTTCGATGGCACGGTTCATCGCGATCAACCCGGTGGGTGTGCCGGTCGACGACACCGCGAGCGGGGCCTGCTACATCAACTTCTCGGATCCGGTCGCCTGTAAGCCGGACGAGCGGTCCTACGAAGACCCGATGCCGGGGGTGTGGGAGCTGGAAGTCGACTCCCGACGGACCTCGCCGACGCTCGAGAACCCGTTCCATCTGACCGCCCGCATCCAGGGTGTGACGGTGGACCCGGCCCAGGTCGAACTGCCGTCTGTGACGGCCGGCGTGGCCACTCCGGTGACCTGGTCGCTGAAGAACGTGTTCGGCCCGGTCAAGGTGGCGGGGCAGGGCGGTCCGCTGGGCAGCGCGCTGGTGCAGCGGCCGACCATCGCCGACCAGGAGGTGCAGACCTACGAGGTGGAGGTGCCGGCCGGGGCGTCGCGGCTCGATGTCGCGATCGGCAACACCAGCGACCTCGGCGCCGACCTCGACCTCACGGTGCGGCACGACGGCGCCGTTGTCGGGCAGTCCGCCGACGGCGACTCGGAGGAAGCCGTGTCGATCGCCAACCCGGAGGCCGGGGTGTACGAAGTCGAGATTGCCGGATACGCGGTTCCCGCGGGAACCACCGAATACGACTATCGCGACGTCTTCTACTCCCCCACGCTGGGCTCGGTCTCGGCGCCGGCGACGACCATCGACCTGCCCTACGGCGGGTCGGCGTCGATCACCGGTGCGGTGACGGCCCTGTCCACCCCCGCCCCCGGTCGGCAGCTCTTCGGTGAGCTGCGGATCGTCACGGACGAGGGCGCGGTCGTCGGCCGCAGCAACGTGGACATCGGCACCGTGATCCCGTAA